In Rubrivirga marina, the following are encoded in one genomic region:
- a CDS encoding ABC transporter ATP-binding protein, which yields MPARLAADQLSMRFGRRRLFDGLTVAVEPGAPLAVLGANGSGKSTLLLLFAGLLAPTGGEARLEINGATIPARDVPLRVGYVAPALDLYDALTARETLAFLTRARALPDAAARVEATLDRVGLWGRMDDPVAAFSTGMRQRLRLATALVHDPPVLLLDEPGATLDAAGRDLTASLVADGSRVVVLATNDPAEAALCPRRVELG from the coding sequence GTGCCCGCCCGTCTCGCCGCCGACCAGCTCTCGATGCGCTTCGGCCGTCGGCGGCTCTTCGATGGTCTGACGGTGGCGGTCGAGCCCGGCGCCCCGTTGGCCGTGCTCGGCGCCAACGGCTCGGGCAAGTCGACGCTCCTCCTCCTGTTCGCCGGGCTCCTGGCCCCGACCGGCGGCGAGGCTCGCCTCGAGATCAACGGCGCCACGATTCCGGCCCGCGACGTGCCGCTCCGCGTCGGCTACGTGGCCCCCGCCCTCGACCTCTACGACGCGCTCACGGCGCGTGAGACGCTCGCCTTCCTCACCCGCGCCCGCGCGCTCCCCGACGCCGCGGCCCGCGTCGAAGCGACGCTCGACCGCGTCGGCCTCTGGGGGCGGATGGACGACCCCGTCGCGGCGTTCTCGACCGGGATGCGCCAGCGGCTCCGCCTCGCGACCGCGCTCGTCCACGACCCGCCGGTCCTCCTGCTGGACGAGCCCGGCGCCACGCTCGACGCGGCCGGCCGCGACCTCACGGCCTCTCTCGTCGCCGACGGCTCACGTGTCGTGGTCCTCGCTACGAACGACCCGGCTGAGGCCGCGCTGTGCCCGAGGCGGGTGGAGCTGGGGTAG
- a CDS encoding superoxide dismutase family protein codes for MRPAHPLSLAVALALAATACEPAPPAPAPVVAADSMGMASPLPPDTVDVQGVTEARAVIAPVGDGEVEGAVTFTRVAGGVRVHASLEGLSASDFHALQVLRGRDCDADPTVHLGAEAGAPHGGPYSPPGLRHAGDLGNVRGDDGDGRYDRIDPELSLDGTASLVGRAVVLRAGRDDAASPDGAAGDVIGCGIAERVR; via the coding sequence ATGCGCCCCGCTCACCCGCTCTCTCTCGCGGTGGCCCTGGCCCTCGCCGCGACGGCGTGCGAGCCGGCCCCGCCCGCGCCCGCCCCCGTCGTCGCGGCCGACTCGATGGGCATGGCCTCCCCCCTGCCGCCAGACACGGTCGACGTGCAGGGGGTGACCGAGGCGCGGGCAGTGATCGCCCCGGTCGGCGACGGTGAGGTGGAAGGCGCGGTGACGTTCACGCGAGTGGCCGGCGGCGTCCGCGTCCACGCGTCATTGGAGGGGCTGAGCGCGAGCGACTTCCACGCCCTCCAGGTCCTGCGCGGCCGAGACTGCGACGCGGACCCGACGGTCCACCTCGGGGCCGAGGCGGGCGCCCCGCACGGGGGGCCGTATTCGCCTCCCGGCCTCCGCCACGCCGGCGACCTCGGCAACGTCCGCGGCGACGACGGCGACGGGCGCTACGACCGGATCGACCCCGAGCTCTCGCTCGATGGCACGGCGTCGCTCGTCGGGCGCGCCGTCGTCCTCCGCGCCGGGCGCGACGACGCGGCCTCGCCCGACGGCGCCGCGGGCGACGTCATCGGGTGCGGCATCGCCGAGAGGGTCCGATGA
- a CDS encoding DUF5715 family protein: MRQAALPLAALVLGLGLGWVLHTQTTPPAPPPPPAAGTAPAVDSLETFVARLRGRFEQLREPTSFEENRLRRPSTPSYTEHLDMADSLGVPPLESEADLDRHLRTGELVPLVDNEYYVLRVLEHSKPFVRPLMIERLEEIGERFQAELAEAGLPPYRFAISSALRTADLQDDLQQSNRNAATGRSSHEYGASVDLVYTRYALWPTAADTLTVPFSDAATPTAQRLAIRWADDLAGTYDDRLFGALARVLGRMQDEGELLVLLEDEQPVFHITIDGE; this comes from the coding sequence ATGAGGCAGGCCGCGCTTCCCCTCGCCGCTCTCGTGCTGGGCCTCGGACTCGGCTGGGTCCTCCACACCCAGACCACGCCGCCCGCCCCCCCGCCGCCGCCCGCCGCCGGCACCGCCCCCGCCGTCGACTCGCTCGAGACGTTCGTGGCGCGGCTCCGCGGCCGGTTCGAGCAGCTCCGCGAGCCGACGTCGTTCGAGGAGAACCGCCTCCGCCGGCCGAGCACGCCGTCGTACACCGAGCACCTCGACATGGCCGACTCGCTCGGCGTGCCGCCGCTCGAGAGCGAGGCCGACCTCGACCGCCACCTCCGCACGGGCGAGCTCGTCCCGCTCGTCGACAACGAGTACTACGTCCTCCGCGTTCTGGAGCACTCGAAGCCGTTCGTCCGCCCCCTCATGATCGAGCGGCTGGAGGAGATCGGCGAACGGTTCCAGGCGGAGCTCGCGGAGGCCGGGCTCCCGCCGTACCGGTTCGCGATCTCGTCGGCCCTCCGGACGGCCGACCTCCAGGACGACCTCCAGCAGTCGAACCGGAACGCCGCGACGGGCCGCTCCAGCCATGAGTACGGCGCCTCCGTCGACCTCGTCTACACGCGCTACGCGCTCTGGCCGACGGCCGCCGACACGCTCACGGTCCCGTTTTCCGACGCCGCCACGCCGACCGCCCAGCGCCTCGCCATCCGCTGGGCCGACGACCTCGCGGGGACCTACGACGACCGCCTGTTCGGCGCGCTGGCGCGTGTGCTCGGGAGGATGCAGGACGAAGGCGAGCTGCTGGTGCTGCTGGAGGACGAGCAGCCCGTCTTCCACATCACGATCGACGGCGAGTAA
- a CDS encoding DUF5715 family protein, producing MSASPPDVQPLIEPRPDSEPMAPLPPRPRYRKKRWWAVGLGLALVGAAIVFGVRTNRGIEATFAVQERYVAEVERAFESIPMLSDEEIALLRRSRNARHVELAETFGVGPPDTRAEADSLGDRYAFVTIETDSLYTVLPGEYSVPRLTPSAAASLDSIAVRFREKLDQRGLPPFRFAVSSVWRTGADQAALRGGNVNAAAGRSSHEYGTTYDITYNPTRYSPAPDALPPPPRVDDRVPGFLHEVVRERLVAEQRADLDRLAADYPSRLTAALGRALIELEDEGVLAVVRERRQPVYHVTVARRLVPRPAAE from the coding sequence GTGTCCGCCTCCCCGCCCGACGTCCAGCCTCTCATCGAGCCCCGGCCGGATTCGGAGCCGATGGCGCCGCTGCCCCCACGCCCGCGCTACCGCAAGAAGCGGTGGTGGGCGGTCGGCCTGGGGCTCGCTCTCGTCGGGGCCGCAATCGTGTTCGGGGTCCGGACGAACCGGGGGATCGAGGCCACCTTCGCGGTCCAGGAGCGGTACGTCGCCGAGGTCGAGCGCGCGTTCGAGTCGATCCCGATGCTCTCGGACGAGGAGATCGCCCTCCTCCGCCGCTCGCGGAACGCCCGACACGTCGAACTGGCCGAGACGTTCGGCGTCGGCCCGCCCGACACGCGCGCCGAGGCCGACAGCCTCGGCGACCGCTACGCCTTCGTCACGATCGAGACGGACTCGCTCTACACGGTCCTCCCCGGTGAGTACTCGGTCCCCCGCCTCACGCCGAGCGCGGCGGCCTCGCTCGACAGCATCGCCGTCCGGTTCCGAGAGAAGCTGGACCAGCGGGGCCTCCCGCCGTTCCGGTTCGCCGTCTCCTCGGTCTGGCGGACGGGCGCCGACCAAGCGGCCCTCCGCGGCGGCAACGTCAACGCCGCCGCCGGCCGCTCCAGCCACGAGTACGGGACGACGTACGACATCACGTACAACCCGACGCGCTACTCGCCGGCCCCCGACGCGCTCCCGCCGCCGCCGCGCGTCGACGACCGCGTGCCCGGCTTCCTGCACGAGGTCGTCCGCGAGCGGCTCGTGGCGGAGCAGCGGGCCGACCTCGATCGGCTCGCCGCCGACTACCCGTCGCGGCTGACGGCGGCGCTCGGCCGCGCGCTCATCGAGTTGGAGGACGAGGGCGTGCTGGCGGTCGTCCGCGAGCGGCGCCAGCCGGTGTACCACGTGACGGTCGCCCGGCGGCTCGTGCCGCGCCCCGCCGCCGAGTAG
- a CDS encoding DNA polymerase domain-containing protein has translation MPALDAPDDDALLYGHDPAERIVALHPVGPAAMRLYRRRSPTEVTTEDVRVHPFFFLSDVDLLRGFPRDRFQFQELDGAGFFRYVVAFPDRNSYFDALRHVERTTETEKSRPDEVYLPGSPEQQYLMQTGRTLFKGMDFSDLVRLQLDIEVYSPEGFPQATTPEHRVILVALSDSTGWNRLVGAPGMTEEEVLRETLSLVKERDPDVIEGHNIFGFDLPYVFERCRRHGIPVDLGRDGSLPRSYPTSMRFAERSVEFEAVEIAGRHVIDTLHQVMAFDVFKRDLPNYTLKGAAKYFGFAPEGRTYVPGDEIAHVWDTDPHRLMEYAIDDATETERLARHLSGSTFYLTQMVPMPYAQAARTGPAAKVEALFVRGYLHARHSLPRADFGSQVVGGYTDVFVTGVVGPVVYADVESLYPSIMLHYDVQPKGDALGLFPRLLRRLTDLRFETKDAMREADDAHDRGELDARQSAFKIVINSFYGNMGFGYALFNDFAEADRVARTGQELLRQIIRLARDAGAKVVEVDTDGVLFIPPDGVEGEAAERAFVRDLSEQMPEGIRIGFDGRFRRMLSYKKKNYALLDYDGHLKFKGSSLVSRSSERFGRRFVREAIRLLLEEDVRALHDLYLRHRRQIEAHDWLGVESFQRVETLKASIEQYERAVAAGERTRSAAYEVARQEAERTGRRPRIGDRVAYYIAEGGGRVFEAAKPAEAWDPEAPDESTAFYLDRLDQLAGRFEPFFETAAQFQLVFSEEDLFGFDPASVRLVVRERDPDEVEDDVPF, from the coding sequence ATGCCCGCCCTCGACGCCCCCGACGACGACGCCCTCCTCTACGGCCACGACCCGGCCGAGCGGATCGTCGCGCTCCACCCGGTCGGGCCGGCCGCGATGCGGCTCTACCGCCGCCGCTCGCCCACGGAGGTCACGACCGAGGACGTCCGCGTCCACCCGTTCTTTTTCCTGTCGGATGTCGACCTGCTCCGCGGCTTCCCGCGCGACCGGTTCCAGTTCCAGGAGCTCGACGGCGCCGGCTTCTTCCGGTACGTGGTCGCCTTCCCCGACCGGAACAGCTACTTCGACGCGCTCCGCCACGTCGAGCGGACGACGGAGACCGAGAAGAGCCGTCCCGACGAGGTCTACCTCCCCGGCTCGCCCGAGCAGCAGTACCTCATGCAGACCGGGCGGACGCTGTTCAAGGGGATGGACTTTTCCGACCTCGTCCGCCTCCAGCTCGACATCGAGGTTTACAGCCCCGAGGGGTTCCCGCAGGCGACGACGCCGGAGCACCGCGTGATCCTCGTCGCGCTCAGCGACTCGACCGGGTGGAATCGGCTCGTCGGCGCCCCGGGCATGACGGAGGAGGAGGTCCTGCGCGAGACCCTGAGCCTCGTCAAGGAGCGCGACCCCGACGTCATCGAGGGCCACAACATCTTCGGGTTCGACCTGCCGTACGTGTTCGAGCGGTGCCGTCGGCACGGCATCCCGGTCGACCTCGGGCGCGACGGGAGCCTCCCCCGCTCCTACCCGACCTCGATGCGGTTCGCCGAGCGGTCGGTCGAGTTCGAGGCCGTCGAGATCGCCGGGCGGCACGTCATCGACACGCTCCACCAGGTGATGGCGTTCGACGTGTTCAAGCGGGACCTCCCGAACTACACGCTCAAGGGCGCGGCGAAGTACTTCGGCTTCGCCCCGGAGGGCCGGACGTACGTGCCGGGCGACGAGATCGCGCACGTGTGGGACACCGACCCGCACCGGCTCATGGAGTACGCCATCGACGACGCGACGGAGACGGAGCGGCTGGCGCGGCACCTCAGCGGGAGCACGTTCTACCTCACGCAGATGGTGCCGATGCCGTACGCCCAGGCCGCCCGCACCGGCCCGGCGGCGAAGGTCGAGGCCCTCTTCGTCCGCGGCTACCTCCACGCCCGCCACAGCCTCCCGCGCGCCGACTTCGGCTCGCAGGTCGTCGGCGGCTACACCGACGTGTTCGTGACCGGCGTCGTCGGGCCCGTCGTCTACGCCGACGTCGAGAGCCTGTACCCGTCGATCATGCTCCACTACGACGTCCAGCCGAAGGGCGACGCGCTGGGTCTGTTCCCGCGCCTCCTCCGGCGCCTGACGGACCTCCGGTTCGAGACGAAGGACGCCATGCGCGAGGCCGACGACGCCCACGACCGCGGCGAGCTCGACGCCCGCCAGTCGGCGTTCAAGATCGTCATCAACAGCTTCTACGGGAACATGGGCTTCGGCTACGCCCTGTTCAACGACTTCGCCGAGGCGGACCGGGTCGCGCGGACGGGGCAGGAGCTCCTCCGCCAGATCATCCGGCTGGCGCGAGACGCTGGGGCGAAGGTCGTCGAGGTCGACACCGACGGCGTCTTGTTCATCCCGCCGGACGGCGTGGAGGGCGAAGCCGCCGAGCGCGCGTTCGTCCGCGACCTCAGCGAGCAGATGCCGGAGGGGATCCGGATCGGGTTCGACGGCCGCTTCCGGCGGATGCTCTCGTACAAGAAGAAGAACTACGCGCTCCTCGACTACGACGGGCACCTGAAGTTCAAGGGGTCGAGCCTCGTGTCGCGCTCGTCGGAGCGGTTCGGACGGCGGTTCGTGCGCGAGGCGATCCGGCTGCTCCTCGAGGAGGACGTCCGAGCGCTCCACGACCTCTACCTCCGACACCGGCGCCAGATCGAGGCCCACGACTGGTTGGGCGTCGAGAGTTTCCAGCGCGTCGAGACGCTGAAGGCGTCGATCGAGCAGTACGAGCGGGCGGTCGCCGCCGGCGAGCGGACCCGGAGCGCGGCCTACGAGGTCGCCCGGCAGGAAGCCGAGCGGACCGGACGCCGGCCTCGCATCGGCGACCGGGTGGCGTACTACATCGCCGAGGGGGGCGGGCGCGTGTTCGAGGCGGCCAAGCCGGCCGAGGCCTGGGACCCCGAGGCTCCCGACGAGTCGACGGCGTTCTACCTCGACCGCCTCGACCAGCTCGCGGGCCGGTTCGAGCCGTTCTTCGAGACCGCGGCCCAGTTCCAGCTCGTGTTCTCGGAGGAGGACCTGTTCGGGTTCGACCCCGCCTCCGTCCGCCTCGTCGTCCGCGAGCGCGACCCCGACGAGGTCGAAGACGACGTCCCGTTTTGA
- a CDS encoding fasciclin domain-containing protein has translation MSRTLSLGALALALAVAPGCMSSASMNGSADAGGASAGVMVGGAMMLPSQTLVENASGASNLTTLVSAVQAAELVETLSGDGPFTVFAPTNTAFGKVPESALNTLLMPENQAQLQGVLTFHVVPGRLSAADLRDGQTLTTVNGETLTVTKANGQVMIGNANGMATVTQADVYASNGVAHVIDSVLMP, from the coding sequence ATGTCTCGCACTCTCTCCCTCGGCGCCCTCGCGCTGGCTCTCGCCGTTGCCCCCGGCTGCATGTCCTCCGCCTCGATGAACGGGTCGGCGGACGCCGGCGGCGCCTCGGCCGGCGTGATGGTCGGCGGCGCCATGATGCTGCCCTCGCAGACGCTCGTCGAGAACGCCTCCGGCGCCTCGAACCTCACGACGCTCGTCTCGGCCGTCCAGGCCGCCGAGCTCGTCGAGACGCTCAGCGGCGACGGGCCCTTCACGGTGTTCGCCCCCACCAACACCGCCTTCGGCAAGGTGCCGGAGTCCGCGCTCAACACGCTGCTGATGCCGGAGAATCAGGCCCAGCTCCAGGGCGTCCTGACCTTCCACGTCGTCCCGGGCCGCCTCTCCGCTGCCGACCTCCGCGACGGCCAGACGCTCACGACCGTCAACGGCGAGACGCTCACCGTCACGAAGGCGAACGGCCAGGTGATGATCGGCAACGCCAACGGCATGGCGACGGTCACGCAGGCCGACGTGTACGCCTCGAACGGCGTCGCCCACGTCATCGACTCGGTCTTGATGCCGTAG
- a CDS encoding NAD-dependent epimerase/dehydratase family protein, with product MADRTVLILGATGLVGHHALRRFAADRRWARVVTLGRRPLETAGPTHEDHVVDFDRLDEQAELFACDDLVCALGTTMRQAGSEEAFRRVDLEIPFEAAQLAHSAGAAQMLLVSALGADSESRIFYNRTKGEAERAVERVGFGALQLLRPSLLAGDRAEARWGERLGLAVLSPLVPVLRGPLAALRPTEADDVAAALVAIAGARPTGRHVYRPGAIRQWAGDRGADS from the coding sequence ATGGCCGACCGCACCGTCCTGATCCTCGGCGCCACCGGACTCGTCGGTCACCACGCGCTCCGGCGGTTCGCCGCCGACCGCCGGTGGGCCCGCGTCGTCACGCTCGGCCGTCGCCCCCTCGAGACCGCCGGCCCGACGCACGAGGACCACGTCGTCGACTTCGACCGCCTCGACGAGCAGGCCGAGCTGTTCGCCTGCGACGACCTCGTCTGTGCGCTGGGCACGACGATGCGGCAGGCAGGCTCCGAGGAGGCCTTTCGACGGGTCGACCTGGAGATCCCGTTCGAAGCCGCGCAGCTGGCCCACTCGGCTGGCGCCGCGCAGATGCTCCTCGTGAGCGCGCTCGGCGCCGATTCCGAGTCCCGGATCTTCTACAACCGGACGAAGGGCGAGGCCGAGCGGGCCGTGGAGCGCGTCGGGTTTGGGGCCCTCCAACTCCTCCGGCCGTCGCTCCTCGCGGGCGACCGCGCGGAGGCCCGCTGGGGCGAGCGGCTGGGGCTCGCGGTGCTCTCGCCGCTCGTGCCGGTCCTCCGGGGCCCCCTCGCCGCCCTCCGGCCCACCGAGGCGGACGATGTCGCCGCGGCGCTCGTCGCGATCGCCGGCGCCCGCCCGACGGGCCGCCACGTCTACCGCCCCGGCGCGATCCGCCAGTGGGCCGGCGACCGGGGGGCGGACTCCTAG
- a CDS encoding fasciclin domain-containing protein, with the protein MRRLSFLLLALAVAGCSTGQMNTDNDLQGDLRLNAGALSADQTIVENAMTQPELSTLVAAVQRADLVSALNGPGPYTVFAPIDPAWTMDLGEIDDDQLADVLTYHVVEGDYRSTELTDGMTLETLNGEELTIQTLQNRDPMMKVDDADIVYADIESSNGRVHLINLVLDPTRGSGAQ; encoded by the coding sequence ATGCGACGCCTCTCTTTCCTCCTCCTCGCCCTCGCCGTCGCCGGTTGCTCGACCGGCCAGATGAACACCGACAACGACCTCCAGGGCGACCTCCGACTGAACGCCGGTGCGCTCTCGGCCGATCAAACGATCGTCGAGAACGCGATGACACAGCCCGAGCTCTCGACGCTCGTCGCCGCCGTCCAGCGGGCCGACCTCGTGAGCGCGCTCAACGGCCCCGGCCCCTACACCGTCTTCGCCCCGATCGACCCGGCCTGGACGATGGACCTCGGCGAGATCGACGACGACCAGCTCGCCGACGTCCTCACGTATCACGTCGTGGAGGGTGACTACCGATCCACGGAGCTGACCGACGGCATGACGCTCGAGACGCTCAACGGCGAGGAGCTCACCATCCAGACGCTCCAGAACCGCGACCCGATGATGAAGGTCGACGACGCCGACATCGTCTACGCCGACATCGAGTCGAGCAACGGGCGGGTCCACCTCATCAACCTCGTCCTCGACCCGACGCGCGGCAGCGGCGCTCAGTAG